A window from Prochlorococcus marinus CUG1435 encodes these proteins:
- the rpe gene encoding ribulose-phosphate 3-epimerase, translating to MTESNQKNLAGVNRPIQIIPSVLPADWANMGACVKELEEAGVDRIQFDVMDGNFVPNLTFGPEMIAACRKYCNVPFETQLMVSQYNCETMLESYVNATKGVNGEPGVVIAHAEANIHLHRVLGKIRDLGGSPSVALNPHTPFEMIENIMDMVDHVLVMTVNPGFGGQAYIPTMLNKIRKIRNFIIEKNLNVDIEVDGGIKANWTISQCADAGANCFIAGSGMFAYPTLKEGCDDLRKVAQEAQNGKVLSEPQ from the coding sequence ATGACTGAGTCAAATCAAAAAAATTTAGCTGGTGTTAATAGACCAATCCAAATAATTCCTTCTGTTTTACCTGCAGATTGGGCAAATATGGGGGCATGTGTTAAGGAACTTGAGGAAGCTGGAGTTGACAGAATTCAATTTGATGTAATGGATGGAAATTTTGTTCCAAATCTTACTTTCGGTCCTGAAATGATTGCTGCATGCAGAAAATATTGCAATGTCCCTTTTGAAACCCAATTAATGGTTAGCCAATACAATTGTGAAACTATGCTTGAATCTTATGTAAACGCTACAAAAGGAGTAAATGGTGAGCCAGGTGTAGTAATAGCTCATGCCGAAGCAAATATTCATCTGCATAGAGTTCTTGGGAAAATAAGAGACTTAGGCGGATCCCCTTCTGTTGCGTTAAATCCTCATACTCCATTTGAAATGATTGAAAATATTATGGATATGGTTGATCATGTTTTGGTTATGACTGTCAATCCAGGTTTTGGCGGACAAGCTTATATACCAACAATGCTTAATAAAATCAGGAAAATAAGAAACTTTATTATTGAGAAAAATTTAAATGTAGACATTGAAGTTGATGGCGGCATAAAAGCAAATTGGACTATTTCACAATGTGCTGATGCTGGTGCTAATTGCTTTATTGCAGGTAGTGGAATGTTTGCTTACCCAACATTAAAAGAGGGTTGTGATGACTTGAGAAAAGTTGCACAAGAAGCACAGAATGGGAAGGTGCTTTCAG
- the glpX gene encoding class II fructose-bisphosphatase — MNQTLIQEILEVVEQAAIASAKLTGLGQKDEADAAAVEAMRLRMGKIEMKGKIVIGEGERDEAPMLYIGEEVGSGSGPGVDFAVDPCEGTNLCANNQRGSMAVLAASDTGGLFNAPDFYMNKLAAPPAAKGKVDIRNSATENLKILSDCLDLSIDELTVVVMDRTRHKDLIKEIRGCGAKVQPISDGDVQAAIACGFAGTGTHCLMGIGAAPEGVISAAAMRALGGHFQGQLVYDPAIAQTSEWADYTKEGNIKRLNEMGITDIDKIYEANELASGENVVFAGSGITDGLLFDGVKFERDCVRTSSLVISTLDSTARFTNTVHIKDGAKSISL; from the coding sequence GTGAATCAAACATTAATTCAAGAAATTCTCGAAGTCGTCGAGCAAGCAGCAATTGCCTCAGCAAAACTTACAGGACTTGGTCAAAAAGATGAAGCTGATGCTGCAGCTGTCGAAGCAATGAGATTGCGAATGGGCAAAATTGAAATGAAAGGAAAAATTGTTATAGGTGAAGGTGAAAGAGATGAAGCACCAATGCTGTATATAGGTGAAGAGGTTGGAAGTGGAAGTGGACCAGGGGTTGATTTTGCAGTAGATCCTTGTGAAGGAACTAACCTTTGTGCAAATAATCAAAGAGGCTCTATGGCAGTTTTAGCTGCCTCTGATACTGGCGGTCTTTTTAATGCTCCTGATTTTTATATGAATAAATTAGCAGCTCCCCCTGCTGCAAAAGGAAAAGTAGATATTAGAAATTCTGCAACTGAAAACTTGAAGATACTCAGTGATTGTTTGGATCTTTCTATAGATGAACTTACTGTTGTTGTTATGGATAGAACCAGACATAAAGATTTAATTAAAGAGATTCGAGGGTGTGGTGCAAAAGTACAACCAATCTCTGATGGTGATGTTCAAGCCGCTATTGCATGTGGTTTTGCAGGTACTGGAACACATTGCTTGATGGGTATAGGAGCTGCTCCAGAAGGTGTTATTTCGGCTGCTGCAATGAGAGCTCTAGGGGGCCACTTTCAAGGACAATTAGTTTATGATCCAGCAATTGCTCAAACTTCTGAATGGGCTGATTATACAAAAGAAGGAAATATTAAACGTCTTAATGAAATGGGAATAACTGATATAGATAAAATCTATGAAGCTAACGAATTGGCCTCGGGAGAAAATGTTGTTTTTGCTGGTAGTGGAATAACTGATGGATTATTATTTGACGGAGTTAAATTTGAAAGGGATTGTGTTAGAACAAGCAGCCTAGTAATTAGTACATTAGATAGTACTGCAAGATTCACAAATACTGTCCATATAAAAGATGGTGCTAAGAGTATCAGCCTTTAA
- a CDS encoding glutamyl-tRNA reductase, with amino-acid sequence MHIVVVGLSHRTAPVEVREKLSIPDQSITESLKALKAFSDVLEVSILSTCNRLEIYALVKDKNTGISSIKEFISDYSGIIFEDLNPHLFCFRQEDAVLHLMKVSAGLDSLVLGEGQILSQVKKMMRLGQENQSTGPILNRLLTQSVSTGKKVRSETNLGTGAVSISSAAVELAQLKIGQEKGFDNLVSLESEKVLVVGAGRMSRLLITHLKSKGCNKLILVNRNIDRALNLAKDFPDLEIFCKGLNELDENISISSLVFTSTASEVPIIDLAKIEKLNLNNKLKFIDIGVPRNISNDVKQHQFVKSFDVDDLQEVVSRNQEFRQKIAKEAESLVEEERIIFLEWWASLEAVPVINKLRSDLELIRKEELQKALSRMGPDFSARERKVVEALTKGIINKILHTPVTKLRSPQSREERQASLKIVEKLFSLEDEDKKS; translated from the coding sequence ATGCATATTGTTGTCGTCGGACTAAGTCATCGCACGGCACCTGTCGAAGTGCGTGAGAAGTTAAGTATTCCTGACCAATCAATAACAGAATCGTTGAAAGCATTAAAAGCTTTCTCTGACGTGTTGGAGGTGTCAATTTTAAGTACTTGTAATAGGTTAGAAATATATGCGTTAGTAAAAGATAAAAATACTGGTATTTCATCTATTAAAGAATTTATATCAGATTATTCAGGAATTATCTTTGAAGATTTAAATCCACATCTATTTTGCTTTAGACAAGAAGATGCAGTTTTACATTTGATGAAAGTTTCGGCAGGACTCGACAGCCTCGTACTAGGCGAAGGACAAATCCTTTCGCAGGTAAAAAAAATGATGAGATTGGGTCAAGAGAATCAGTCTACTGGGCCTATTCTTAATAGATTATTAACTCAATCTGTTAGTACAGGTAAGAAAGTTAGATCTGAAACAAATTTAGGAACCGGAGCTGTATCAATAAGTTCAGCAGCAGTAGAACTTGCTCAATTGAAAATTGGACAAGAAAAGGGGTTTGATAATCTCGTTAGTTTGGAATCAGAGAAGGTTCTTGTAGTTGGAGCCGGACGAATGAGTAGGCTTTTAATAACGCACTTGAAATCAAAAGGTTGTAATAAGCTCATTCTTGTTAATAGAAATATTGATAGAGCATTAAATCTTGCGAAAGACTTCCCGGACTTAGAAATTTTTTGTAAAGGGTTAAATGAATTGGATGAAAATATATCAATATCTTCTCTTGTTTTCACTAGTACAGCCTCAGAAGTACCGATAATTGATCTCGCTAAAATTGAAAAATTAAATTTGAATAATAAACTTAAATTTATTGATATTGGAGTGCCGAGAAATATATCTAATGATGTTAAACAGCATCAGTTTGTAAAATCATTTGATGTAGATGACCTACAAGAGGTCGTTTCAAGAAATCAAGAATTTAGGCAGAAAATTGCAAAAGAAGCAGAATCTTTAGTTGAAGAAGAAAGAATCATTTTTCTAGAGTGGTGGGCAAGTTTAGAGGCCGTTCCAGTCATTAATAAACTTCGATCTGATTTAGAGTTAATAAGAAAAGAGGAATTGCAAAAAGCACTTAGTAGAATGGGCCCAGATTTCTCTGCAAGAGAAAGAAAAGTTGTGGAAGCTTTGACTAAAGGAATTATCAATAAAATACTTCATACACCTGTTACTAAGTTGAGAAGTCCTCAATCAAG